In Stieleria varia, one genomic interval encodes:
- a CDS encoding formate/nitrite transporter family protein, which yields MGSDSSKSGFKKENTSSLESDSEINEDEPKKASQQIMRHELNEAMAAFKRPSGRLFFSGLSAGLEIGFSLFLMAAMQTLMQDEVPHSVSKLLIANMYSFGFILVILGRSELFTEHTSLAVLPVLSGRENVKGLLRLWAIVYSANIVGAAAFAALVAHVGPSLGVIDRQVFTEIARGLVEHPPQTILLSGILAGWLMGLLSWLVAAGRDTISQIVIVWLVTTAIGIGHLHHSIVGTVEVLAGVFTSDATTWGEFFHFLFWATLGNAIGGPVFLALLKHTHARPDEPTSQTTGR from the coding sequence ATGGGAAGTGATTCATCCAAGTCGGGTTTCAAGAAGGAGAACACTTCATCACTCGAGTCGGATTCGGAGATCAACGAAGACGAACCCAAGAAGGCGTCGCAGCAGATCATGCGACACGAACTGAATGAGGCGATGGCGGCGTTCAAACGTCCGTCGGGGCGACTCTTTTTCTCAGGGTTGTCAGCCGGACTGGAAATCGGGTTCAGTTTGTTCTTGATGGCCGCGATGCAGACGCTGATGCAAGACGAGGTGCCGCATTCGGTCTCAAAACTATTGATCGCAAACATGTACTCGTTTGGGTTCATTCTGGTTATCTTGGGTCGCTCGGAACTCTTTACCGAACACACCAGCTTGGCGGTCTTGCCTGTCTTGAGCGGGCGGGAAAACGTAAAGGGTTTGCTGCGTCTCTGGGCAATCGTTTACTCAGCCAACATCGTCGGCGCAGCGGCTTTTGCTGCACTGGTCGCTCATGTCGGTCCGTCACTCGGCGTCATTGATCGCCAAGTCTTTACCGAGATCGCGCGGGGCTTGGTCGAGCATCCACCGCAGACGATTCTGCTCAGTGGCATCTTGGCCGGATGGTTGATGGGGTTGTTGTCATGGTTGGTCGCGGCAGGACGTGACACGATCAGCCAGATTGTGATCGTTTGGCTGGTCACAACGGCCATCGGAATCGGGCATTTGCACCACAGCATCGTCGGAACGGTCGAAGTCCTCGCCGGCGTATTCACATCTGATGCGACGACGTGGGGCGAGTTTTTTCATTTCCTGTTTTGGGCGACGCTTGGCAATGCCATCGGGGGTCCGGTCTTTCTAGCTTTGCTGAAACACACTCATGCACGCCCGGACGAGCCAACATCACAGACCACAGGAAGATGA
- a CDS encoding cysteine hydrolase family protein, which produces MTRALLVIDVQREYFDGALPITHPAGHLESILSVMDTASAAGVPTAVIRHHQADPESPIFRLHSDMWQLHDEVEKRPRDVLIDKQFPGSFTGTGLSDWLQEVGADTISIVGYMTHMCCDTTARQAFHRGLKVEFLSDATGTLTVENEAGKATAEQLQESILVAQQMFISEVLPSAAWKERL; this is translated from the coding sequence ATGACGCGAGCCCTCTTGGTCATCGATGTTCAACGTGAATATTTTGACGGCGCCCTGCCGATCACTCATCCCGCCGGGCACTTGGAAAGCATTCTTTCTGTGATGGACACTGCATCCGCCGCCGGTGTACCGACAGCGGTGATTCGACATCATCAGGCCGACCCTGAATCACCGATCTTTCGTCTTCACTCAGACATGTGGCAGTTGCACGACGAAGTGGAAAAGCGACCGCGTGATGTCTTGATCGACAAGCAGTTCCCTGGTTCGTTCACCGGCACCGGTCTCAGCGATTGGCTCCAGGAAGTAGGAGCGGACACCATCAGCATCGTGGGCTACATGACGCACATGTGTTGCGACACGACGGCCCGGCAAGCGTTTCATCGTGGACTGAAAGTCGAATTCTTGAGCGACGCGACAGGAACGTTGACGGTTGAAAACGAAGCTGGCAAAGCGACCGCAGAGCAATTGCAAGAGTCGATCTTGGTGGCCCAGCAAATGTTCATTAGCGAAGTCCTGCCGTCTGCAGCATGGAAAGAAAGACTGTAG
- a CDS encoding acetyltransferase gives MFVKEQNSNDLIRVSLVDQLISPLESKVLGRRQAGEEEQDERLFDKSSLEFPSGEPFPQCWTDEQYQVR, from the coding sequence ATGTTTGTCAAAGAACAAAATTCGAACGACCTCATCCGAGTCAGTCTCGTCGACCAGCTCATCAGTCCTTTGGAATCGAAGGTTCTCGGTAGGCGGCAAGCGGGCGAAGAGGAACAGGACGAACGCCTGTTTGACAAGTCAAGTCTCGAATTCCCATCTGGCGAACCCTTTCCACAGTGCTGGACGGACGAGCAATATCAAGTTCGCTGA
- a CDS encoding glycosyltransferase, whose protein sequence is MKIDFVITELFAGGAERCLAELASGMHEQGDQVRVFSIGSLPTGKKAGLVDKILESGIEITSADANNVLAFWKARRRLIDWLSVSTPDVCQSFLFHANCLTAMALRAIGKTKNAGLPDDTESVVPLSPMPCFVGGLRVAERNRMRCFLERRAVSRMDSLVCVSGAVARFAQSHLGCSLERTRVIPNGVDVPRFSVATPASWPSVMSWDADSDVVLFVGRFHPQKGIELLQSQIDTIAPIGSRRKLLLIGDGPLRSGLQRWADLVGPERCQLLPWQSDIGAFLRAARLLVLPSHYEGMPNVILEAMAAGRPVVCSLVEGSDELLSHAKEHQSFPAGDSNEMMRRIDALLDNPELAERLGEANQARVRADFSIPSMIESYRSHYKSLMPRCQPLQGSL, encoded by the coding sequence ATGAAAATCGATTTTGTTATCACGGAGCTCTTTGCCGGTGGCGCGGAGCGTTGTCTGGCCGAGTTGGCGAGCGGAATGCACGAGCAAGGTGACCAAGTCCGGGTGTTTTCTATCGGCTCGCTGCCGACGGGAAAGAAAGCGGGGTTGGTGGACAAGATTTTGGAAAGCGGGATCGAAATCACGTCGGCGGATGCGAACAACGTCTTGGCGTTTTGGAAAGCTCGTCGTCGTCTGATTGATTGGCTCAGCGTTTCGACACCGGATGTCTGCCAGTCGTTTCTCTTCCACGCAAACTGCTTGACCGCGATGGCATTGCGAGCGATCGGCAAAACCAAGAATGCCGGTTTACCCGACGATACCGAATCCGTAGTTCCCCTGTCGCCGATGCCCTGTTTCGTCGGTGGGCTTCGCGTAGCCGAGCGAAACCGCATGAGGTGCTTTCTGGAGCGGCGAGCCGTATCCAGGATGGATTCACTGGTTTGCGTCAGCGGAGCGGTTGCCCGTTTCGCTCAATCGCATCTTGGTTGCTCACTGGAGCGCACACGCGTGATCCCCAACGGCGTCGATGTTCCACGATTCAGTGTTGCAACGCCCGCCAGTTGGCCCTCCGTCATGTCCTGGGACGCGGACAGCGATGTCGTGCTTTTCGTCGGGCGATTTCATCCGCAAAAGGGGATTGAGTTGCTGCAGTCGCAAATCGATACCATCGCACCCATCGGCAGTCGGCGCAAGTTGCTGCTGATTGGCGATGGACCCTTGCGCAGCGGCCTGCAACGATGGGCGGACCTTGTTGGACCTGAAAGGTGCCAACTATTGCCTTGGCAAAGCGATATTGGAGCTTTCCTGCGAGCGGCTCGCTTGTTGGTCTTGCCCAGCCACTACGAAGGCATGCCGAACGTGATCTTGGAAGCCATGGCGGCTGGCCGCCCAGTCGTGTGCAGTCTGGTGGAGGGCAGTGACGAACTTTTGTCGCATGCGAAGGAGCACCAAAGTTTTCCTGCGGGCGACTCCAATGAGATGATGCGGCGGATCGATGCGCTGCTTGACAATCCGGAATTGGCTGAGCGCCTCGGCGAAGCAAACCAGGCTCGCGTGAGAGCGGATTTCTCCATCCCCTCGATGATCGAGTCTTACCGTTCGCACTACAAGAGCCTGATGCCCAGGTGTCAGCCTTTGCAAGGCTCCCTATAA
- a CDS encoding NAD(P)/FAD-dependent oxidoreductase: protein MSNEIEKTIIIGSGPAGWSAAIYAARANLNPLLYEGTVRPEMVPLGQLAFTTEVENYAGFPAGNVRAFIESAVDKDRHWNLPPAPTGHEKDGQPHYAVQGTELMELMKQQALNFGTRVVGDDIVSVDFSGDTRKLTTGSGDTVEAHTVIIATGARANYLGLPSEEEYKNKGVSACAVCDGALPIYRSKPLAVVGGGDSAVEEAVYLANLKDAATIYMLIRRDEMRASKVMQDRALNHSKIEVLWNTVVEEVQGDGKLVNNLRVKSTLDDSIRDLTVGGMFVAIGHTPNTAFLDGAVEMNSEGYIQWKKAFRTNTSAAGVFAAGDVADDYYRQAITSAGTGCMAALDAERYLAELE from the coding sequence GTGAGCAACGAAATCGAAAAGACGATCATCATTGGTAGCGGCCCCGCCGGCTGGTCAGCAGCCATTTACGCCGCTCGCGCCAATTTGAATCCGCTGCTCTATGAGGGCACCGTCAGACCGGAAATGGTTCCGTTGGGCCAGTTGGCATTTACCACCGAAGTCGAAAATTACGCAGGCTTTCCGGCAGGTAACGTTCGTGCGTTCATCGAGTCGGCGGTTGACAAGGATCGACACTGGAATCTGCCTCCCGCTCCGACCGGGCACGAAAAAGACGGCCAGCCGCATTATGCCGTTCAAGGCACCGAGTTGATGGAGTTGATGAAACAGCAGGCGCTCAACTTCGGCACCCGAGTCGTCGGTGACGACATCGTGAGTGTGGATTTCAGCGGCGACACCCGCAAACTGACCACAGGCAGCGGCGACACAGTCGAGGCACACACCGTGATCATCGCGACCGGCGCACGTGCAAACTACTTGGGACTGCCAAGCGAAGAAGAATACAAGAACAAAGGCGTTAGCGCCTGTGCGGTCTGCGATGGTGCGCTGCCGATCTATCGCAGCAAGCCGCTGGCCGTCGTCGGCGGCGGTGACTCTGCGGTGGAGGAAGCCGTCTATCTTGCGAATCTGAAGGACGCGGCAACGATCTACATGCTGATCCGCCGCGACGAAATGCGCGCTTCCAAAGTCATGCAGGATCGCGCGTTGAACCATTCCAAGATCGAAGTTCTCTGGAATACCGTGGTCGAGGAGGTCCAGGGAGACGGCAAATTGGTCAATAACCTGCGCGTGAAGAGCACGTTGGACGACAGCATTCGCGACTTGACGGTGGGCGGCATGTTCGTCGCCATTGGGCACACGCCCAACACTGCGTTCCTGGACGGTGCCGTCGAAATGAACTCGGAAGGCTACATTCAATGGAAAAAAGCGTTCCGGACAAACACCAGCGCCGCAGGCGTCTTCGCAGCCGGTGACGTGGCTGACGACTACTATCGACAAGCCATCACGTCAGCAGGAACAGGCTGCATGGCAGCACTGGACGCGGAACGTTACCTCGCTGAACTTGAGTGA
- a CDS encoding transketolase — translation MATATETQKEHLEELCQQIRRWIVRCTSHAGSGHPTSSLSAVELMVDLMFDNRFRFDLDQPDNPANDRLIFSKGHASPLFYSLWAAAGQIQPDDLMSYREFGSKLEGHPTSRFPRTEAATGSLGQGLSIGFGMALSARYLDKSPSRTFVLLGDSEMAEGSQWEAIQLAAYYKLDNLIGILDVNRLGQRGETMYGHDLQAYRDRIEPFGWRCIVIDDGHDHAQVRKAFEALETAGHNDQPTMFIARTIKGKGIPALENEGGHHGKPVDDDALGKILSQLGEPNESIRGQLAEPIVYQPNLPASRGIDAPDYSIGDEVATRDAYGNALVRLASKYPTLIALDGEVCNSTRSKRFRDEFPDRFFEMFIAEQNMVGAATGLALRGKTPFVSTFAAFLTRAFDQIRMTPYSDAHVKFVGSHCGVSIGQDGPSQMGLEDIAMFRTIQDGLVLYPCDAVSTEALVDLMAAHDSVAYLRTTRGKTPVIYDSDEEFVVGGCKVLRQSDDDQVTLIAAGITLHECLSAHQTLKDAGVNSRVIDLYSIKPLDHATIRKAADQTQVVFTVEDHFPEGGIGEAVLTSLSDHPTPVNCLAVRKRPLSGSSEKLLDAEEISAAKIADAVRRWMTR, via the coding sequence ATGGCTACGGCAACCGAAACGCAAAAGGAACATCTCGAAGAGTTGTGCCAACAAATCAGACGCTGGATCGTTCGCTGTACAAGTCACGCCGGATCGGGGCACCCGACGTCTTCGCTCTCGGCCGTCGAGCTGATGGTCGATCTGATGTTTGACAATCGCTTTCGATTTGACCTCGATCAGCCGGACAATCCTGCCAATGACCGACTGATCTTTTCAAAAGGACACGCTTCGCCGTTGTTCTACTCGCTGTGGGCTGCTGCGGGGCAGATCCAGCCAGACGATCTGATGAGCTATCGAGAGTTCGGCAGCAAACTGGAAGGACATCCGACGTCGCGTTTTCCTCGCACCGAAGCAGCAACCGGTTCGCTAGGTCAAGGGCTTTCGATCGGATTTGGAATGGCTTTGTCGGCGAGGTACCTGGATAAGTCGCCCAGTCGAACATTTGTCTTGTTGGGTGACAGCGAGATGGCGGAAGGGTCTCAATGGGAAGCGATCCAATTGGCCGCCTATTACAAACTGGATAACCTGATCGGTATCCTTGACGTCAACCGCTTGGGCCAGCGTGGCGAAACGATGTATGGCCACGACTTGCAGGCCTATCGCGACCGCATCGAGCCGTTCGGCTGGCGATGCATTGTGATCGACGATGGCCATGATCACGCTCAGGTGAGGAAAGCCTTTGAAGCATTGGAGACGGCGGGCCACAACGATCAACCGACAATGTTCATTGCTCGAACCATCAAGGGCAAAGGGATTCCGGCGTTGGAGAACGAAGGTGGGCATCATGGCAAGCCGGTCGATGACGATGCACTGGGCAAGATACTGTCGCAGTTGGGCGAGCCGAATGAGTCGATCCGTGGCCAGTTGGCAGAGCCGATCGTCTACCAACCTAACTTGCCCGCTTCTCGCGGCATCGACGCTCCGGACTATTCAATTGGTGATGAAGTTGCGACTCGTGACGCCTATGGTAATGCGCTCGTTCGACTCGCGTCCAAGTATCCAACACTGATTGCACTCGATGGCGAAGTCTGCAATTCAACTCGTTCGAAGCGTTTTCGAGATGAGTTTCCCGATCGTTTTTTTGAGATGTTTATCGCAGAGCAGAACATGGTCGGGGCGGCTACGGGCTTGGCGCTGAGAGGCAAGACGCCTTTTGTTTCCACGTTCGCTGCGTTCCTGACTCGTGCATTCGACCAAATTCGCATGACGCCGTACTCCGATGCTCACGTCAAGTTTGTCGGCTCACACTGCGGTGTTTCCATCGGACAAGATGGCCCCTCGCAGATGGGATTGGAAGACATCGCGATGTTTCGCACGATCCAGGACGGTTTGGTATTGTATCCCTGTGACGCCGTATCGACCGAAGCGTTGGTTGATCTGATGGCCGCGCACGACAGCGTCGCCTATTTAAGAACGACGAGGGGAAAGACGCCGGTGATTTACGATTCTGACGAAGAATTCGTCGTGGGCGGATGCAAAGTACTGCGGCAGAGCGACGATGATCAAGTGACGCTCATCGCAGCAGGCATCACGCTGCACGAATGCCTGTCGGCTCATCAAACGTTGAAGGACGCGGGTGTCAACTCTCGCGTGATCGACCTCTACTCCATCAAACCGCTTGATCACGCAACGATTCGGAAAGCTGCGGACCAGACTCAAGTGGTGTTCACGGTCGAGGACCATTTTCCCGAAGGCGGTATCGGTGAAGCAGTGTTGACCAGCCTGTCGGATCACCCGACGCCAGTCAACTGCCTAGCCGTTCGCAAACGTCCCCTCAGCGGATCATCGGAGAAGTTGCTTGATGCGGAAGAAATTTCTGCAGCCAAAATCGCCGATGCTGTTCGACGATGGATGACGCGATGA
- a CDS encoding Gfo/Idh/MocA family protein codes for MTKPTPKQSHNPRRRQFLKASAVAAAAGSVSGGFWTELAPAQSTSANSLLKIICVGTANRASANIDGVKEENIVALCDVDQLYLDRAKSSFPDARTYRDYREMIAQESDKADAIVVATADHNHAPAAMRGIKAGLHCYCEKPLTHTVTEARKIAEAAKEMGVVTQMGTQIHAGNNYRRVVEIIQSGAIGDVGEVHVWVGKGWGGGDRPEGGEEPPATLDWNLWLGPAPERPYVAGRYHPANWRRWWDFGQGTLGDMGCHYMDLPFWALKLRHPTSCVAEGPAVHPETCPLGLQVTYQFPKRENMVPVKLTWYDGNRIPKEVAGEKVPGSGVMFVGTDGHMFADYSNYRMFPRDKFKGWEPPPETIANSIGHHREWIEACKNGGTTTCNFDYSGALTESVLLGNVAYRAGKALEWDAANLKATNCPEADQYISKEYRAGWEV; via the coding sequence ATGACAAAACCTACTCCGAAACAATCGCACAACCCTCGACGTCGACAGTTCCTCAAAGCATCCGCGGTAGCGGCTGCAGCCGGTTCGGTCTCCGGCGGATTCTGGACGGAGCTTGCCCCCGCGCAGTCGACGTCAGCCAACAGCCTGCTGAAAATCATTTGCGTCGGCACCGCTAACCGCGCGTCGGCGAACATCGATGGCGTCAAAGAAGAAAACATTGTCGCGTTGTGCGATGTGGACCAGTTGTATTTGGATCGCGCGAAAAGCAGTTTCCCAGACGCCCGAACGTACCGCGACTATCGCGAGATGATCGCCCAGGAATCTGACAAAGCCGATGCGATCGTGGTTGCGACGGCGGATCACAACCACGCTCCTGCGGCCATGCGAGGCATCAAGGCGGGATTGCACTGTTATTGTGAAAAACCACTGACGCATACGGTGACGGAAGCTCGAAAGATCGCCGAGGCCGCGAAGGAGATGGGCGTGGTCACGCAAATGGGCACACAGATCCACGCCGGAAATAACTATCGACGCGTGGTCGAAATCATCCAGTCGGGCGCGATCGGCGATGTCGGTGAAGTTCACGTGTGGGTCGGCAAAGGTTGGGGCGGCGGTGATCGCCCCGAAGGCGGTGAAGAACCACCAGCGACACTCGACTGGAACCTTTGGCTTGGCCCGGCACCCGAGCGTCCCTACGTTGCCGGTCGTTATCATCCGGCCAACTGGCGACGCTGGTGGGACTTCGGCCAAGGAACGCTGGGCGACATGGGCTGCCACTACATGGACTTGCCCTTCTGGGCATTGAAACTGCGACACCCGACAAGCTGTGTTGCAGAAGGTCCTGCTGTCCATCCGGAAACCTGCCCGCTGGGTTTGCAAGTCACTTACCAGTTCCCCAAACGTGAGAACATGGTGCCGGTCAAGCTGACTTGGTACGACGGCAATCGCATCCCGAAAGAAGTCGCCGGAGAAAAGGTTCCCGGCAGTGGAGTCATGTTTGTCGGAACCGACGGACATATGTTCGCGGACTACAGCAACTATCGCATGTTCCCCCGAGACAAATTCAAGGGCTGGGAGCCGCCACCGGAAACCATCGCCAACTCCATTGGCCACCACCGCGAGTGGATCGAAGCTTGCAAGAACGGCGGAACGACCACGTGCAACTTCGATTACTCCGGCGCGCTGACAGAATCCGTTCTGTTGGGCAACGTCGCCTATCGAGCTGGCAAGGCATTGGAGTGGGACGCGGCAAATTTGAAAGCCACCAATTGCCCAGAAGCCGACCAGTACATCTCGAAAGAGTACAGAGCCGGCTGGGAAGTGTAG
- a CDS encoding sulfatase-like hydrolase/transferase, with the protein MLSPFGAAGVHAAETDKPNIVFIFADDQCFETINALGNKEVQTPNLDRLAARGTTFTHAYNMGSWSGAVCVASRTMLNTGRFVWNARSVYDKSEAERAAGRWWSEYLKSAGYRTYMTGKWHCKASAEKAFDVARDVRPGMPNQTPAGYNRPIGPGEDTWSPSDPKFGGFWQGGTHWSEVVANHATDFFDDVKDNDDPFFMYLAFNAPHDPRQSPAEYVNRYPLGNISLPKNFLPVYPYAEQMGAGKSLRDEKLAPFPRTEYAVKVHRQEYYAIITHMDEMIGRILDSLQESGKADNTWIFFTADHGLAVGQHGLMGKQNLYDHSVRVPLFVIGPDVKQGGRNDQPVYLQDVMPTTLELAGVERPEHVEFQSLLPLLDGKKSQYDAVYGAYLEKQRSIRTERFKLIAYPGAKTLRLYDIQADPLEMKDLAGDDEHQSTVKDLFAKLTDLQKQMHDEVSLAGCLP; encoded by the coding sequence GTGTTATCCCCGTTCGGTGCTGCAGGCGTCCATGCTGCAGAGACCGACAAGCCCAACATTGTTTTTATCTTTGCCGACGATCAGTGTTTTGAGACCATCAACGCTCTCGGCAACAAAGAAGTCCAGACGCCGAATCTGGATCGTTTGGCGGCTCGTGGAACGACATTCACACACGCGTACAACATGGGATCGTGGAGCGGAGCGGTTTGCGTTGCCAGTCGCACGATGTTGAACACCGGTCGGTTTGTTTGGAACGCAAGATCAGTTTACGACAAGAGCGAAGCCGAGCGTGCGGCCGGTCGCTGGTGGAGCGAGTACCTCAAGTCGGCAGGCTATCGCACTTACATGACCGGAAAATGGCACTGCAAGGCCAGCGCGGAGAAAGCGTTCGATGTTGCCCGCGACGTTCGACCGGGAATGCCCAACCAAACGCCAGCAGGTTACAACCGACCGATCGGGCCCGGCGAAGACACCTGGTCGCCCAGCGATCCGAAGTTCGGCGGTTTTTGGCAAGGCGGAACGCACTGGAGCGAGGTCGTCGCTAATCATGCGACTGATTTCTTTGACGACGTCAAAGACAACGATGACCCGTTCTTTATGTACCTGGCTTTCAACGCACCTCACGACCCTCGGCAATCACCCGCCGAGTATGTCAATCGATATCCGCTTGGCAATATTTCGCTGCCCAAGAATTTCTTGCCTGTCTATCCCTACGCCGAACAAATGGGGGCTGGCAAGTCGCTGCGAGATGAAAAGCTCGCTCCGTTTCCACGAACCGAGTATGCGGTGAAGGTTCATCGCCAAGAATACTACGCGATCATCACGCACATGGACGAAATGATCGGCCGCATCTTGGACTCGCTGCAGGAGTCCGGCAAAGCCGACAACACGTGGATCTTCTTCACTGCGGATCACGGATTGGCAGTGGGGCAACACGGTTTGATGGGCAAACAGAATTTGTACGACCACAGCGTTCGAGTGCCGCTGTTTGTCATCGGACCCGACGTGAAACAAGGAGGCAGGAACGATCAGCCGGTGTATCTGCAAGACGTCATGCCTACCACACTGGAACTGGCCGGAGTCGAGCGCCCAGAGCACGTTGAATTCCAAAGCTTGCTACCGCTGTTGGACGGCAAAAAGAGCCAATACGATGCGGTTTACGGGGCGTACTTGGAAAAACAACGCAGCATTCGAACCGAGCGCTTCAAACTGATCGCGTATCCCGGAGCCAAAACCCTGCGGCTGTACGACATCCAAGCCGACCCACTGGAAATGAAAGACTTGGCGGGTGACGACGAGCATCAGTCCACGGTTAAAGACCTGTTTGCCAAGCTGACCGACTTGCAAAAACAGATGCACGACGAGGTCAGCTTGGCAGGGTGTCTGCCGTAG
- a CDS encoding ATP-dependent helicase, which produces MAGLLDQLTQPQRDAVTHVDGPLLILAGPGSGKTRVVTHRIAHLLEQGIPAWQIAALTFTNKAAEEMGHRVNALAPGAKVWMGTFHRFCAQLLRRHAALVGLAENYSIYDTSDSKQAMKHAIAAAGVSLTHASPEKIASSISRSKNRLVTPEMLQGQSLGPVEAIAAKVYPVYQQHLLTANAVDFDDLLFHVANLLRYNPELRSDLDAKFRYILVDEYQDTNLAQYAIVRALSIDHPNLAVTGDPDQSIYGWRGADIKNILDFEKDYPSVTTVRLEQNYRSTPNILRVADQLIRHNRRRKQKNLFTDNPEGQPVVLRIFESGFDEADGIADDIVNAIARGDATANDFAIFCRINAMTRSLEHALRNRGVPYQIINGVEFYQRKEIKDLLAYLHLINNPCHDVALARVINTPTRGIGAKSIEHLRSFAELNRIPMLEAARRASEIRELAKRSATMIAKFVSLYDRLATKATAPLEEILRFLVTESGYATYLENSANDQDENSPLANVDELITAAVEFDRRHPDDGSLDAFLEQVALVSDTDAFEESSERVTMMTLHASKGLEFPRVFLIGVEDDMLPHARSKEDESQVEEERRLLFVGITRAKEFLQLSCCKRRSIRGDFRPVIPSPFLNELPLQEIERIETKVARDWFNEDFDQSYPDSWDLPEIDVEQSTAPLSVAIEPDEFNQDVPSVELTDDSTDTGGTSSVQEKGKKRLISALGSLKTASDLLTETPTPLTAYREGAQVRHQQYGEGTIVSVTGRGPKRTATIRFDDGDHNFRLAFAKLELVQ; this is translated from the coding sequence ATGGCTGGTTTACTTGATCAATTGACTCAGCCCCAGCGTGACGCCGTCACGCATGTCGATGGCCCCTTGCTGATCTTGGCCGGCCCCGGCAGCGGAAAGACGCGAGTCGTCACGCATCGCATTGCTCATTTGCTGGAACAAGGCATCCCGGCTTGGCAGATCGCGGCGTTGACTTTCACCAACAAAGCCGCCGAAGAGATGGGGCATCGGGTGAACGCTTTGGCACCAGGAGCCAAAGTCTGGATGGGGACGTTTCACCGGTTCTGTGCTCAATTGCTGAGACGTCACGCCGCCTTGGTGGGACTTGCCGAGAACTATTCCATCTACGACACGTCCGATAGCAAGCAGGCGATGAAGCATGCCATCGCCGCCGCAGGAGTCTCGCTCACGCACGCGTCGCCGGAAAAGATTGCCTCCTCGATCAGCCGTTCCAAGAATCGTCTCGTCACACCGGAGATGCTGCAAGGCCAGTCGCTCGGGCCGGTAGAGGCGATCGCGGCGAAGGTCTACCCGGTCTATCAGCAACACTTGCTGACTGCCAATGCGGTCGACTTTGACGATCTGTTGTTCCATGTCGCAAACCTGTTGCGATACAACCCGGAACTACGCAGCGACTTGGACGCAAAATTCAGATACATCTTGGTGGACGAATACCAAGACACGAATTTGGCCCAGTATGCAATCGTTCGCGCACTCTCGATCGACCACCCAAATTTGGCGGTCACCGGCGATCCTGACCAGTCGATCTACGGCTGGCGAGGCGCGGACATCAAGAATATTCTTGACTTTGAAAAGGACTACCCGTCGGTCACCACGGTACGGCTTGAGCAAAACTATCGCAGCACTCCCAACATTCTGCGTGTCGCCGATCAACTGATCCGCCACAACCGCCGACGCAAACAAAAGAATCTGTTCACGGACAATCCGGAAGGCCAGCCGGTTGTCTTGCGGATCTTTGAAAGTGGATTTGACGAAGCCGACGGGATTGCGGATGACATCGTTAACGCGATCGCTCGTGGCGACGCGACGGCAAACGACTTTGCGATTTTCTGTCGTATCAACGCGATGACGCGATCGTTGGAGCACGCACTGCGAAATCGCGGCGTGCCCTATCAAATCATCAACGGTGTGGAGTTCTATCAACGCAAAGAAATCAAGGACTTGTTGGCTTACCTGCATTTGATCAACAACCCGTGTCACGACGTCGCGTTGGCTCGCGTTATTAACACTCCGACGCGTGGCATCGGCGCAAAGTCGATCGAGCATTTGCGGAGTTTTGCCGAACTCAATCGTATCCCGATGCTGGAAGCCGCTCGTCGTGCCAGCGAGATTCGCGAACTCGCCAAACGATCGGCCACGATGATTGCCAAGTTCGTCAGTTTGTACGATCGTTTGGCCACCAAAGCGACCGCGCCGCTGGAAGAGATCCTGCGTTTTCTGGTGACCGAATCGGGCTACGCAACCTATTTGGAAAACTCGGCCAACGATCAAGACGAAAACAGCCCGTTGGCCAACGTCGATGAGTTGATCACCGCAGCGGTCGAATTTGATCGACGACATCCCGACGACGGATCGCTCGACGCTTTCTTAGAACAGGTGGCGTTGGTCAGCGATACCGATGCATTCGAAGAATCCAGTGAGCGAGTGACGATGATGACGCTGCACGCTTCAAAAGGACTGGAGTTTCCACGTGTGTTCTTGATCGGCGTGGAAGACGACATGTTGCCGCACGCGCGCAGCAAAGAAGACGAGTCTCAAGTGGAAGAAGAACGCCGTCTGTTGTTCGTCGGAATCACACGCGCGAAAGAGTTCTTGCAGCTGAGTTGTTGCAAACGCCGTTCGATTCGCGGCGATTTTCGCCCTGTGATTCCCAGTCCGTTCTTGAACGAATTGCCACTGCAAGAGATTGAGCGGATCGAAACAAAGGTCGCGCGTGATTGGTTCAACGAAGATTTTGACCAAAGCTATCCCGATTCTTGGGACCTACCCGAAATCGATGTGGAGCAGTCCACAGCACCTCTGAGCGTCGCGATCGAGCCGGACGAATTCAATCAGGACGTTCCCTCCGTCGAGCTGACAGACGACTCAACCGATACTGGCGGAACGTCATCGGTGCAAGAAAAGGGTAAGAAACGATTAATCTCAGCACTCGGTTCACTGAAAACCGCGTCGGATTTGTTGACGGAGACGCCGACACCGTTGACTGCGTATCGGGAAGGCGCTCAAGTGCGGCATCAACAGTATGGCGAAGGAACGATTGTGTCGGTGACCGGACGGGGCCCCAAGCGTACGGCGACGATTCGCTTCGATGACGGCGATCACAATTTCCGACTCGCGTTCGCGAAGTTGGAACTTGTTCAATGA